The Candidatus Amarolinea dominans genome contains a region encoding:
- a CDS encoding DUF2007 domain-containing protein: MAQTAQENAGAQPTHHASRHHAPEGLVIVAEAAGELNGEIIRGRLESAGIPAALQYESMGTSLFPVPSVPLGVVRVLVPQEFADAALALLSVEADADDAFDEEADATADADDAN; this comes from the coding sequence ATGGCACAAACAGCGCAAGAAAATGCAGGCGCGCAACCCACCCACCACGCGTCGCGACACCACGCGCCGGAGGGACTGGTGATCGTGGCTGAAGCCGCCGGCGAACTCAACGGAGAGATCATCCGTGGCCGGCTGGAGAGCGCCGGTATCCCGGCGGCTCTACAGTACGAGAGCATGGGCACCAGTCTCTTCCCCGTGCCCAGCGTCCCCCTGGGCGTTGTGCGTGTATTGGTGCCGCAGGAGTTCGCAGACGCGGCCCTGGCTCTCCTCAGCGTCGAGGCCGACGCCGACGATGCGTTCGATGAAGAAGCTGATGCCACCGCTGACGCCGATGACGCCAACTGA
- a CDS encoding dehydratase has protein sequence MTIYFDDIQIGSALPTVVNEPLTQIQFVRYSGASGDFNPIHTVEQAGIEAGNNGVIAHGMLVAGLLGRVVTNWIEPRQVRKIAVRFTAISRAGDVITCRGQVVEKFEVAGEARVRGEVEAVDQNGQAKVKGEFIAALPRRVAGKGSS, from the coding sequence ATGACCATTTACTTCGACGATATTCAGATCGGCTCCGCGCTGCCCACCGTGGTGAATGAGCCGCTGACGCAGATCCAGTTTGTGCGCTATTCCGGCGCGTCCGGTGATTTCAATCCCATTCATACCGTGGAACAGGCCGGCATCGAGGCCGGCAATAACGGCGTCATCGCGCACGGCATGTTGGTTGCCGGGCTGCTCGGCCGCGTGGTAACGAATTGGATCGAGCCGCGGCAGGTGCGCAAAATTGCCGTCCGCTTCACCGCCATCAGCCGCGCCGGTGATGTCATCACCTGTCGCGGCCAGGTGGTCGAAAAATTCGAGGTCGCAGGTGAAGCCCGCGTGCGCGGCGAGGTCGAGGCCGTGGATCAAAACGGTCAGGCCAAAGTCAAGGGTGAGTTCATCGCCGCCCTGCCCCGGCGAGTCGCGGGCAAAGGGAGTTCATGA
- a CDS encoding DUF11 domain-containing protein, producing MTTRTPGDLQKQRTPRWVRGKWALRLLMAAAVSFGLIATLWLLLSPSPALAQDTAPTTPTLLEVRNEAGALQPALVLTLRNNCHDPTVTTVTNPASYPILLDLAPGDCLLALAPQRFVTTTKEFHPFPAFAPFGATGNIAYVTVNTNWTVGTDGALISPTVSSPGLPILLTTRADAPLVLFNLVISLEWDAHEAPELAVFANALSAFGADLFDASNGQMTLGRALIVAGAEHWRDADFQIMAGNDVWPNADVGGIVSNVTQLGNGIGFRPGHLRVGRGWDGNSANQGLWSQPTGARTLVHEFGHYGLALFDEYLGLAPDGTDFSSYCTISPSDPGYAADWASLMSYQYKANEFALRRDGNPMQWTGRCRQTIQFQMYHLSDWETLASRFGDTNSPPRWQIQMPVNGPNPGPEAAPPGLTSIQVVPSPSAPPVRTLAVFGAPGSVGELQVYQFAGLNRPSGPRLVSQGVITAGNTLRLLGVYGGDELLVIDPEGVVYTRTVVAGPITALTLTLTAPGWSPNLSFTPSASRQVTVNLSGVGGLSGLSVSLYERGSASPPLNLPLSSQSGISVATFLAPLPDFAGFLHITAQGGLETVAPFALSDGAPSVHDTAHSPRADAHLARTGSAAQQPAILWDARGQPPAPPGQRLIAARTGFSVAGATAVSEAAADLEAPLALWLNVRDDELPGGRPSCLTLNQYGATGQGWTPLGLVNELPVHVVSFPVSHTGAFALLRPEGACLYKRVDAPDPIIGSVVTYTIGLDNPNNDWLRDVLVSDPLPPVLLPLTITSNRPGQAGFNGQNAHWFGDVPPNALLVVTITAQIRSTALVNQVVTNQAGAQAAGGTLLSAPAEFRTCARYDINCDGMVNLTDIVAAAEAWNATLAGGGFNARFDLDRDGRVTLLDIQTIAGHWEWHW from the coding sequence ATGACCACACGTACACCAGGGGACTTGCAGAAGCAACGAACACCAAGATGGGTGCGGGGAAAATGGGCCTTACGCCTGCTGATGGCGGCGGCCGTGTCTTTTGGGCTGATCGCCACGCTCTGGCTGTTGCTCAGCCCGTCACCGGCCCTGGCGCAGGACACAGCGCCAACCACCCCAACGCTGCTGGAGGTAAGAAACGAGGCCGGGGCTTTGCAGCCGGCCCTGGTGCTGACGCTGCGCAACAATTGCCATGACCCCACGGTCACCACCGTAACGAATCCTGCGTCATATCCCATCCTGCTCGATCTTGCGCCGGGCGATTGCCTGTTGGCGCTGGCGCCACAACGTTTTGTCACAACCACGAAGGAATTCCACCCTTTTCCCGCCTTCGCACCCTTCGGCGCCACCGGCAACATCGCCTACGTCACGGTCAACACGAATTGGACCGTGGGAACGGACGGCGCGCTCATCTCGCCGACGGTCAGCAGCCCTGGCCTTCCCATCCTTTTGACCACCCGCGCCGACGCGCCGCTGGTGCTCTTCAACCTGGTGATCTCCCTGGAATGGGACGCGCATGAGGCCCCCGAGCTGGCTGTCTTTGCCAACGCGCTGTCTGCCTTTGGCGCCGATCTGTTCGACGCCAGCAACGGTCAAATGACCCTGGGGCGGGCGCTGATCGTGGCCGGTGCTGAACACTGGCGCGATGCCGATTTTCAGATTATGGCCGGCAACGATGTCTGGCCCAACGCCGACGTCGGCGGTATCGTATCCAACGTGACGCAACTGGGCAACGGCATCGGCTTCCGCCCTGGTCATTTGCGCGTGGGCCGCGGCTGGGATGGCAACAGCGCCAACCAGGGCCTTTGGAGCCAGCCGACCGGCGCCCGCACCCTGGTGCATGAGTTCGGCCATTACGGACTGGCGCTGTTCGATGAATACCTGGGCCTGGCCCCGGACGGGACCGATTTTTCCTCCTACTGCACCATCTCGCCGTCCGATCCTGGCTACGCGGCCGATTGGGCCTCGCTCATGTCGTACCAGTACAAAGCCAACGAATTTGCCCTGCGCCGCGACGGCAATCCCATGCAGTGGACAGGGCGCTGCCGTCAGACGATCCAATTCCAGATGTACCACCTGTCGGACTGGGAGACGCTGGCCTCCCGCTTTGGGGACACCAACTCCCCGCCGCGCTGGCAGATCCAAATGCCGGTGAACGGCCCGAACCCTGGCCCAGAAGCGGCGCCGCCCGGGCTGACCTCGATCCAGGTTGTGCCCAGCCCCAGCGCGCCGCCGGTGCGCACCCTGGCCGTGTTCGGCGCACCCGGCTCGGTGGGCGAGTTACAGGTCTATCAATTCGCCGGGCTGAATCGCCCCAGCGGGCCGCGTCTGGTCAGCCAGGGCGTCATTACCGCGGGCAACACCCTGCGCCTGCTTGGCGTTTATGGCGGCGACGAGCTGCTAGTGATTGACCCGGAAGGCGTGGTTTATACGCGCACCGTCGTAGCCGGTCCCATCACCGCGCTGACCCTGACTCTGACTGCGCCCGGCTGGTCGCCCAACCTGTCGTTCACACCTTCCGCCAGCCGCCAGGTCACGGTCAACCTGAGCGGCGTCGGCGGATTGAGCGGACTAAGTGTGTCCCTCTACGAACGCGGCAGCGCCAGCCCACCGCTGAACCTGCCTCTCAGCAGCCAGTCCGGCATCTCCGTCGCCACTTTCCTCGCGCCCCTGCCCGATTTTGCCGGCTTTCTGCACATCACCGCGCAGGGCGGGCTGGAGACTGTGGCGCCCTTTGCCCTCAGCGACGGCGCGCCCAGCGTGCATGATACGGCCCACTCGCCGCGCGCTGACGCGCACCTGGCGCGTACCGGGTCGGCCGCCCAGCAACCCGCCATCCTCTGGGATGCCCGCGGTCAGCCGCCGGCGCCGCCCGGCCAGCGCCTGATTGCCGCGCGCACCGGCTTCAGTGTGGCCGGCGCAACCGCGGTCAGCGAAGCGGCCGCCGATTTGGAGGCGCCGCTGGCCCTGTGGCTCAACGTGCGTGACGATGAACTCCCCGGCGGCCGCCCCAGTTGTTTGACGCTCAATCAGTACGGGGCAACCGGCCAGGGCTGGACGCCGCTCGGGCTGGTCAACGAACTGCCGGTGCATGTCGTCTCGTTCCCGGTGAGCCACACAGGCGCTTTTGCCCTGCTGCGGCCGGAGGGGGCCTGCCTCTACAAGCGCGTCGACGCGCCTGATCCGATCATCGGCTCGGTGGTCACCTACACCATCGGCCTGGACAATCCGAACAACGATTGGCTGCGCGACGTGCTGGTGAGCGACCCACTCCCGCCCGTGCTCCTGCCGCTGACCATCACCAGTAACCGGCCGGGCCAGGCCGGATTCAACGGTCAAAACGCGCATTGGTTCGGCGACGTGCCGCCCAATGCACTCCTGGTCGTGACCATCACCGCGCAGATACGCAGCACCGCGCTGGTCAACCAGGTTGTGACGAACCAGGCCGGCGCACAGGCGGCCGGGGGTACGCTGTTGTCCGCGCCGGCCGAATTCCGCACCTGCGCCCGCTATGACATCAACTGCGATGGGATGGTCAACCTCACCGACATCGTCGCGGCGGCTGAGGCCTGGAACGCAACCCTGGCCGGCGGCGGCTTCAACGCCCGCTTCGACCTGGATCGCGACGGCCGCGTGACCCTGCTGGACATTCAGACCATCGCCGGTCATTGGGAGTGGCACTGGTAG
- a CDS encoding TIGR03617 family F420-dependent LLM class oxidoreductase: MKIDVVLSYEQGIHDAGTAARAAEELGFDGLWTAETQHDAFLPLVLAAEHTRRIELGTAIAVAFSRSPTELAYTAWDLQALSHGRFILGLGTQVKAHIERRFGMAWDSPSARLREMILGMRALWNCWQNGARLNFRGEYYKLTLMSPFFNPGPIEHPRIPIYIAGVNKGLCQLAGELCEGFHVHPFHTVKYLQEVTLPNIGIGLVRSGRQRSDISLSSSVFVITGQDAEALAASRQAVRSQIAFYASTPSYHSVMEVHGWLETAEKLGMLAARQQWQEMASLITDDMLEIFAVSGAPDELAAQIQQRYAGLLDRVNYYVPFVPGQQDAHWRRVAGAFHQV, translated from the coding sequence ATGAAGATTGATGTCGTTTTGTCTTACGAACAGGGCATCCATGATGCCGGCACGGCCGCGCGTGCGGCTGAAGAACTGGGCTTCGATGGCCTATGGACGGCCGAAACGCAGCACGATGCTTTCTTGCCCCTGGTGCTGGCGGCCGAACACACCCGGCGCATCGAACTGGGCACGGCCATCGCGGTCGCGTTCTCGCGCAGTCCCACTGAACTGGCCTACACCGCCTGGGACCTGCAGGCGCTCTCGCACGGGCGTTTCATCCTGGGGTTGGGCACGCAGGTCAAGGCGCATATCGAGCGCCGCTTTGGCATGGCCTGGGATTCGCCCAGCGCGCGCCTGCGTGAGATGATCCTGGGCATGCGCGCCCTGTGGAACTGCTGGCAGAACGGCGCACGCCTCAACTTTCGCGGCGAGTATTACAAGCTGACGTTGATGTCCCCCTTCTTCAACCCTGGCCCCATCGAACATCCGCGCATCCCCATCTACATCGCGGGCGTGAACAAGGGGCTGTGTCAGTTGGCCGGCGAGTTGTGCGAAGGTTTCCATGTCCACCCCTTCCACACCGTCAAGTACCTGCAGGAGGTCACACTGCCCAATATCGGCATTGGACTGGTGCGCAGCGGCCGTCAGCGCAGCGATATCAGCCTCTCCAGCTCGGTCTTTGTCATCACCGGTCAGGATGCCGAAGCGCTGGCCGCCTCACGCCAGGCCGTGCGCAGCCAAATCGCCTTCTACGCGTCCACCCCAAGCTATCACAGTGTGATGGAAGTACACGGCTGGCTGGAGACCGCGGAGAAACTGGGCATGTTGGCCGCGCGCCAGCAGTGGCAGGAGATGGCCAGCCTGATCACCGATGACATGCTGGAGATCTTTGCCGTCAGCGGCGCGCCGGACGAGTTGGCGGCGCAGATTCAGCAGCGCTATGCCGGCCTGCTCGACCGCGTCAACTATTACGTGCCCTTTGTGCCCGGTCAACAGGATGCGCATTGGCGCCGCGTCGCTGGGGCGTTCCATCAAGTTTGA
- a CDS encoding MaoC family dehydratase N-terminal domain-containing protein, with product MLDTSYIGKELPLIRYQVDRSKIRELATALGDPNPLFHDVEAARAAGYRDLVAPVTFPTLFRFWGGTETRGILTQMGGNIMRLLHGEEEYEYFDVLQAGDEITGRLEIVSIETKEGRSGIMDFVKTRATYRNQSDQVVVIARATMVLRR from the coding sequence ATGCTCGATACCAGCTACATCGGCAAAGAACTGCCGCTCATTCGCTACCAGGTGGATCGTAGCAAGATTCGTGAATTGGCCACGGCGCTCGGCGATCCCAACCCGCTTTTTCACGACGTGGAGGCCGCTCGCGCGGCCGGCTATCGTGACCTGGTGGCGCCGGTCACCTTTCCAACGTTGTTCCGCTTCTGGGGCGGCACGGAAACGCGGGGCATCCTCACCCAGATGGGGGGCAACATCATGCGCCTGCTGCACGGCGAGGAGGAGTATGAGTATTTCGATGTCCTGCAGGCCGGCGACGAGATCACGGGGCGTCTCGAAATTGTGAGCATCGAAACCAAAGAAGGGCGTTCGGGCATCATGGATTTCGTCAAGACGCGGGCCACCTACCGCAATCAGAGTGATCAGGTGGTGGTCATAGCACGGGCCACGATGGTCCTGCGGCGATAG
- a CDS encoding site-2 protease family protein, with amino-acid sequence MTTSSTLLPAASSGPAAPAPGLDETAVRALRSELQDQFSIESITFPVNAEQPIRFGGRLLNAAEQAFPIIRGRFQRLGYTPILRRAGDEDVVLAMPGVTTAQPARAWINAALFLLTLLTTLFIGASMEMADGGLPSTLAAWLAGVPFSFTLLAILGTHELGHYFVARWHKVDVTLPYFIPVPFGLGTFGAFIKMKSPVENRRALFDVAVAGPLAGLVVALPLLVIGLLTSPVRPIISGGGGLQEGNSLLYGLLKLLIYHQWLPGNGVDVHLSSMAFAAWFGLLVTAFNLLPVGQLDGGHILYALGVTSRWLGYGVLAVLLVLGALAWSGWYVWAALIYFVTGLEHPAPLDEITRLDPPRRWLGAIAIVIFILLFAPIPLASIP; translated from the coding sequence ATGACTACTTCTTCAACTTTACTCCCGGCTGCTTCGTCCGGGCCGGCGGCTCCGGCCCCAGGCCTGGACGAGACGGCGGTGCGAGCTTTGCGCAGTGAATTGCAGGATCAGTTCTCCATAGAATCTATTACTTTTCCGGTCAATGCGGAACAGCCGATCCGCTTTGGCGGCCGTCTGCTCAACGCGGCCGAGCAGGCGTTTCCCATCATCCGCGGCCGCTTTCAGCGTCTCGGCTACACCCCAATTTTACGCCGCGCCGGTGATGAGGATGTGGTGCTCGCCATGCCCGGCGTCACCACGGCCCAGCCTGCGCGGGCGTGGATCAACGCGGCGCTCTTCCTCTTGACGCTGCTGACGACGCTCTTCATCGGCGCCAGCATGGAGATGGCGGATGGCGGCCTGCCCAGCACCCTGGCCGCGTGGCTGGCCGGTGTTCCCTTCTCCTTCACCCTGCTCGCCATCCTGGGCACCCACGAACTGGGGCACTATTTCGTGGCTCGCTGGCACAAGGTGGACGTGACCCTGCCCTACTTCATCCCGGTGCCGTTTGGCTTGGGCACCTTCGGCGCGTTCATCAAGATGAAATCACCTGTGGAGAATCGCCGCGCCCTGTTCGATGTCGCGGTGGCCGGGCCGCTCGCCGGCCTGGTCGTGGCCCTGCCGCTGCTGGTCATCGGCCTGCTCACTTCGCCGGTCAGGCCGATCATCAGCGGCGGCGGCGGTCTGCAGGAGGGCAATTCGCTGCTCTATGGCCTGCTCAAGCTGTTGATCTATCACCAATGGCTGCCGGGCAACGGCGTGGATGTCCACCTCAGCTCGATGGCATTCGCGGCCTGGTTTGGCCTGCTGGTGACGGCCTTCAACCTGCTGCCGGTGGGTCAACTGGACGGCGGACACATCCTCTACGCCCTGGGTGTGACCTCACGCTGGCTCGGTTACGGTGTGCTGGCCGTGCTGCTGGTGCTGGGCGCATTGGCCTGGAGCGGTTGGTACGTCTGGGCGGCGCTGATCTACTTCGTGACCGGCCTGGAACATCCCGCGCCACTCGATGAGATCACCAGGCTTGATCCCCCGCGACGCTGGCTGGGCGCCATCGCCATCGTAATCTTCATCCTGCTCTTCGCACCGATTCCCCTGGCATCCATTCCGTAA
- a CDS encoding DUF2723 domain-containing protein: MKKLMPPLTPMTPTERLRRSAERIVHHPRLTALALALGALLLYLVTLAPSIPPTDSGELILAAWLPGVAHAPGFPLWIVLGWLFSHLLPIGSIAQRLNAMSAFWGAAAVGMTYLLLRAALQPETRGQRPGINGDSLVSAPWFLAVSAVIGVAVTLTFAFSRTLWAWSVVAEVYSLHVFLTATILCLLLAWRHHVQQGEPPRQAGRWLILAALVYGLALGNHNLTIGLLAPAIIFWLWSNRRGLNLRLIALSALALALGALIYLYLPWRASQDPLLNWGDPHNLERLWWHVSGKQYRVNLFGGTWESMGRELVAGLLLWTQQFTPLAVPLLLGGVWALWRRDRALTLFSLLVAFFGVSYAVIYEIADDRDAYYLASFLVSTLWLAAAWQWLRDWALGLNAVVPAPARPAERTKASENRTRTSRRPPSQPARGADQRRRAPLPAPAGWRRLLPLTVLLLPLLTLAWNWREADHRHYIYPALYAQNALDEAAPNALILTGDWQLYAPLLTLQGVDQQRPDVAVLDVLLFQNRPWYHRQIELSHPDLLTPVTAEHEAFLVKLRQFEADQLAEDDAEISQRYTALWQALLRSALATRPVYVTPEALGHLRQFELDLSGQALPGGVLLRLLPQAPTGAPALPPLAWNVTPFSEAIAANRYLDEPARKIRRAHAVMAVNRGTFSQRFDRPAEALTDLQLATQIDPTYSLAYLLLADVQQRQGDLTAARRSLLAVLFLEPDNVQAQQRLAALK; the protein is encoded by the coding sequence ATGAAGAAGCTGATGCCACCGCTGACGCCGATGACGCCAACTGAACGGCTGCGGCGCAGCGCAGAGCGCATCGTTCATCACCCGCGCCTGACCGCGCTGGCGCTCGCTCTCGGCGCCCTGCTCCTGTACCTGGTGACATTAGCGCCCAGTATTCCGCCCACCGACAGTGGCGAGTTGATCCTGGCGGCCTGGTTGCCCGGAGTGGCGCATGCGCCCGGTTTTCCCTTGTGGATCGTCTTGGGCTGGCTTTTCAGCCACCTGCTGCCCATCGGCAGCATCGCCCAGCGCCTCAATGCTATGTCTGCCTTTTGGGGTGCGGCCGCCGTGGGCATGACCTACCTGCTGTTGCGCGCGGCGCTGCAGCCCGAAACCAGGGGACAGAGGCCGGGGATCAATGGCGATTCCCTCGTCTCTGCTCCCTGGTTTCTGGCTGTCTCAGCAGTCATCGGCGTGGCGGTCACCCTGACCTTCGCGTTCTCGCGCACGCTGTGGGCATGGAGCGTGGTGGCCGAAGTCTACAGCCTGCACGTCTTCCTGACGGCCACCATCTTGTGCCTGCTGCTGGCCTGGCGCCACCATGTGCAGCAGGGGGAGCCGCCGCGACAGGCCGGCCGCTGGCTGATCCTGGCCGCCCTGGTCTACGGCCTGGCCCTGGGCAACCATAACCTGACGATCGGCCTGTTGGCGCCGGCCATCATCTTCTGGCTGTGGAGCAACCGCCGCGGCTTGAACCTGCGGCTGATCGCCCTCAGCGCGCTGGCGCTGGCCCTGGGCGCGTTGATCTACCTCTATCTGCCCTGGCGCGCCAGCCAGGATCCGCTGCTCAATTGGGGCGACCCGCACAACCTGGAGCGCCTGTGGTGGCATGTGAGCGGCAAGCAGTACCGCGTCAATCTGTTCGGCGGCACATGGGAGAGCATGGGGCGTGAGCTGGTCGCTGGGCTGTTGCTGTGGACGCAGCAGTTCACGCCGCTGGCGGTCCCGCTGCTTCTCGGCGGCGTGTGGGCGCTGTGGCGCCGTGACCGTGCCCTGACCCTCTTTAGCCTGCTCGTGGCGTTCTTCGGCGTCAGCTACGCGGTCATCTACGAAATCGCCGATGATCGTGACGCCTATTACCTGGCCTCGTTCCTGGTCTCAACCCTGTGGCTGGCCGCGGCCTGGCAGTGGCTGCGCGATTGGGCGCTGGGACTGAACGCGGTGGTCCCCGCGCCGGCACGGCCCGCTGAACGCACCAAGGCGAGCGAAAATCGCACCAGGACGAGCCGCCGCCCGCCGTCCCAGCCGGCGCGAGGCGCCGACCAGCGGCGCCGGGCGCCGCTCCCCGCGCCGGCTGGCTGGCGACGTCTGCTGCCGCTGACCGTGCTGCTCCTGCCCCTGCTCACCCTGGCCTGGAACTGGCGCGAGGCCGATCATCGCCATTACATCTATCCGGCTCTCTATGCGCAGAACGCCCTGGACGAGGCCGCGCCTAACGCCCTGATCCTGACCGGCGACTGGCAGCTCTACGCGCCGCTGTTGACGCTGCAAGGGGTGGATCAGCAGCGGCCCGATGTCGCCGTGCTCGATGTGCTGCTGTTTCAGAATCGCCCCTGGTATCACCGCCAGATCGAACTGAGCCATCCTGATCTGCTGACGCCGGTGACAGCCGAGCACGAAGCCTTCCTGGTCAAGCTGCGTCAGTTCGAAGCCGATCAACTGGCCGAAGATGATGCGGAGATCAGTCAGCGTTACACGGCCCTGTGGCAAGCGCTGCTTCGAAGCGCACTGGCCACGCGGCCGGTCTATGTGACGCCGGAGGCGCTGGGGCATTTGCGCCAGTTTGAGCTGGACCTGAGCGGCCAGGCACTGCCCGGCGGGGTGCTCTTGCGTCTGCTGCCCCAAGCGCCCACAGGGGCGCCGGCCCTGCCGCCCTTAGCCTGGAACGTAACGCCATTCAGCGAGGCCATCGCCGCCAATCGCTACCTGGATGAGCCGGCGCGCAAGATTCGTCGCGCCCATGCCGTCATGGCCGTCAACCGTGGCACGTTCAGCCAGCGCTTCGACCGCCCGGCCGAGGCGCTGACCGATTTGCAGTTGGCGACGCAGATTGATCCAACGTACAGCCTGGCCTATCTGCTGCTGGCCGATGTGCAGCAGCGCCAGGGCGACCTGACCGCGGCCCGGCGTTCGCTGCTGGCGGTGCTGTTCCTGGAGCCGGACAACGTGCAGGCACAACAGCGCCTGGCTGCCTTGAAATAA